The Streptomyces nigra genome includes the window AAGCACGCGGAGGCGGTGTGGGCGGCACGGGCGGCGATACGGAAGGACGTGGAGAAGGCCGAGTCGCGTTAGGGGCGCTCGGGCCTGCCCTTCCCGTACAGCCAGTTACTCCAGATCGGGGTGAAGTCCTCGTCGGGGGCTGTCCGCTCCACGTACGACGTGAAGTCGTCGGTGTCGGCGTTGCCGTGGCGGTGCTTCGCCGCCCAGCCCCGTACGAGCTCCCGGAAGTCCTCGTCCCCGACCGTCTGCCGGATCTTGTGGAGCACCATCGCGCCACGCGAGTAGACGGGTTCGTCGGAGATGCGGTCGGCGCCGGGGGGATCGGCGGGCGGGAAGGACCACAGGTCCTCGTGCTCGTCCTCGCCGTGGTCGTAGAGGGCGTCGAAGGTCTCCTGCGCGCTGTCGCCGCCGTGGTCCTCCCGCCACAGCCACTCCGCGTACGTGGCGAAGCCCTCGTTCAGCCACATGTCCCGCCAGCTCTCCGGGGTCACCGAGTTGCCGAACCACTGGTGGGCCAGCTCGTGCACGAGCAGCCCGGTGTCGGGGGCGCCGGGGAAGACGGGACGGTTCTGCGTCTCCAGCGCGTACCCGGCGTCCTGCTCACCGGCGACGATCGCGCCGGTGGAGGCGAACGGGTAGGGGCCGAAGGCGTCCTCGCCCCACCGCACGACCTCCGGCAGCGTCGCCAGCGCCTTCCGGGCGGCCTTCTCCTGGCCGGGGACGACGGCCGCGTACACGGGCATCTCCCGGTCCGCCACCGTGCGGACGGTGGACCGGTGCACGGTGTAGTCGCCGATGGCGAGGGTGGCCAGATACCCGGCCATCGGTTCGGCCGTACGCCAGCGGAAGGCCGTACGGCCGCCGGTGGTGCGCCGGCCGGCGAGCTCCCCGTTGGACACCAC containing:
- a CDS encoding M1 family metallopeptidase, with amino-acid sequence MSRTAPAAPGAGLSAVPAAALSALLALALTACGGVDGTPGGPGVRDPYFPKAGNGGYDVGHYALDLSYDPATRHLAGTAEITARAKKDLSAFDLDLTGLDVERVEVEGRPARFSRNGQELIVRPRDELVEGETFLTVVRYSGSPRTVTDPDGSKEGWLRTAGGGALALGEPTGSMAWFPGNHHPSDKATYDVTVTVPEGTEVVSNGELAGRRTTGGRTAFRWRTAEPMAGYLATLAIGDYTVHRSTVRTVADREMPVYAAVVPGQEKAARKALATLPEVVRWGEDAFGPYPFASTGAIVAGEQDAGYALETQNRPVFPGAPDTGLLVHELAHQWFGNSVTPESWRDMWLNEGFATYAEWLWREDHGGDSAQETFDALYDHGEDEHEDLWSFPPADPPGADRISDEPVYSRGAMVLHKIRQTVGDEDFRELVRGWAAKHRHGNADTDDFTSYVERTAPDEDFTPIWSNWLYGKGRPERP